A genomic segment from Rubrobacter tropicus encodes:
- the pckA gene encoding phosphoenolpyruvate carboxykinase (ATP) — MDLAVRKESLERFGVENLGAVHENLPPARLVEASVRRREGMICEPSGALVVRTGKRTGRSPKDRFIVEDDLTRDAVDWGAVNKPFSSEAFGRLLEKAAGYVENLEEVFVVDAHAGADERYSLNVQVVTEHAWQALFARQLFRRPDKGELDRFEPEWTVISMPGLLMEPEEDGTESETFVGLDFSRRVVLVCGTRYAGEIKKSIFTALNFVLPTEHNVMPMHCSANVGEEDDVALFFGLSGTGKTTLSADPERRLIGDDEHGWSDSGVFNFEGGCYAKTIDLSPEKEPQIWGAIRFGAVLENVAMDRRTRAVDFTDASITENTRVAYPLEYIEGAVPDGKGAHPKAVLFLTADAFGVLPPISALSPEQAAYYFLSGYTAKLAGTEADMDSEVEATFSACFGAPFLPLPATTYATMLSERLREHGARCYLINTGWSGGAYGVGERIDLSATREMVRAVIEGRLDGAETRQHSVFGLNVPVEVPGVPTEVLDPRGTWPDKDAYDEQAKKLADLFRENFTKFEGSVTDEVRNAGPQL, encoded by the coding sequence ATGGATCTGGCGGTACGCAAGGAGTCGCTGGAACGTTTCGGCGTGGAGAACCTCGGCGCGGTCCACGAGAACCTGCCGCCCGCCCGCCTCGTGGAGGCGTCCGTGAGGAGGCGTGAGGGCATGATATGCGAGCCCTCCGGCGCCCTCGTCGTCCGCACGGGCAAACGCACGGGCCGTTCTCCCAAGGACCGCTTCATAGTCGAGGACGACCTCACCCGCGACGCCGTGGACTGGGGGGCGGTAAACAAGCCGTTCTCCTCCGAGGCGTTCGGGAGGCTCCTGGAGAAGGCGGCGGGGTACGTCGAGAACCTCGAGGAGGTGTTCGTGGTTGACGCCCACGCGGGCGCCGACGAACGCTACTCCCTGAACGTGCAGGTGGTCACCGAGCACGCCTGGCAGGCGCTTTTTGCGAGGCAGCTCTTCCGCCGGCCCGACAAAGGCGAGCTCGACCGCTTCGAGCCGGAGTGGACCGTCATCTCGATGCCGGGCCTCCTCATGGAGCCCGAGGAGGACGGCACGGAGTCCGAGACCTTCGTCGGGCTGGACTTCTCCCGTCGCGTCGTCCTCGTGTGCGGGACGCGCTACGCCGGGGAGATCAAGAAGAGCATCTTTACCGCCCTGAACTTCGTGCTGCCGACCGAACACAACGTGATGCCGATGCACTGCTCGGCCAACGTGGGCGAAGAAGACGACGTGGCCCTGTTCTTCGGCCTCTCCGGGACGGGCAAGACCACCCTGTCCGCCGACCCGGAGCGGCGCCTGATCGGGGACGACGAGCACGGCTGGTCCGACTCGGGCGTCTTCAACTTCGAGGGCGGCTGCTACGCCAAGACCATAGACCTCTCCCCCGAGAAGGAGCCCCAGATCTGGGGCGCCATCCGCTTCGGCGCCGTGCTAGAGAACGTGGCCATGGACCGCAGGACGCGGGCCGTCGACTTCACGGACGCCTCGATAACGGAGAACACCCGCGTCGCCTACCCCCTGGAGTACATAGAAGGCGCCGTCCCTGACGGCAAGGGCGCCCACCCCAAGGCCGTCCTGTTCCTCACCGCCGACGCCTTCGGCGTGCTCCCCCCGATAAGCGCCCTCTCCCCCGAGCAGGCCGCCTACTACTTCCTCTCCGGTTACACGGCGAAGCTGGCGGGCACCGAGGCCGACATGGACTCGGAGGTCGAGGCGACCTTCTCGGCGTGCTTCGGGGCGCCCTTCCTGCCGCTTCCCGCCACCACCTACGCGACCATGCTCTCCGAGCGCCTCAGGGAGCACGGCGCCCGCTGCTACCTCATAAACACCGGCTGGTCCGGCGGGGCCTACGGGGTGGGGGAACGCATAGACCTGTCGGCGACCCGCGAGATGGTCCGGGCCGTGATCGAAGGCCGCCTCGACGGCGCCGAAACGAGGCAGCACTCCGTCTTCGGCCTGAACGTCCCCGTGGAAGTGCCCGGCGTCCCAACGGAGGTCCTCGACCCCAGGGGCACCTGGCCGGACAAAGACGCCTACGACGAGCAGGCCAAGAAGCTCGCCGACCTGTTCCGCGAGAACTTCACCAAGTTCGAGGGAAGCGTCACCGACGAGGTCAGAAACGCCGGGCCGCAGTTGTAG
- a CDS encoding transketolase gives MTQQIDQRTAGSEEWRALAQQLRADSIRSSTGAGSGHPTSSMSAADLMSVLMSKYLRYDFDEPENPGNDHLIFSKGHASPLLYSMYKAAGAITDEELMTFREFGSRLQGHPTPVLPWVDVATGSLGQGLPIGIGVALAGKYLDEEPYRVWVLCGDSEMAEGSMWEAFQHASFYKLDNLVAILDMNRLGQTRETMDGWNGDHYASRARAFGWHAIEVDGHDPEAIDNAYSEALGNDGPTLIVAKTKKGYGVSFLEDVDGMHGKPVTPDREEAALEELGGTNDLRVDVHKPDGTASTGGGSTGEADLPTWELGDEEATRGAYGAALKAVGGARDDVVALDGEVSNSTHSQEFAEEYPERYFEMFIAEQQMVAAAVGMSVRRYVPFASSFAAFFSRAYDFIRMAAISGADLRLSGSHAGVSIGEDGPSQMALEDIAMMRAVHGSTVLQPSDANQTAKLVAQMADTSGISFMRTLRPKTPVIYSAEEDFPIGGSKTIASSDDDEVTIIGSGITVHEAIKAADALAGENISVRIVDCYSIKPIDAAGIQAAVRATGNRVVVAEDHWPEGGVGEAVLSALAEDGGEPVEFRHLAVTKMPGSGKSEELLSSHGIDAEHIARAVRELVG, from the coding sequence GTGACGCAGCAGATAGATCAGAGGACAGCCGGCTCGGAGGAATGGCGCGCGCTGGCCCAGCAGTTGCGCGCTGACAGCATCCGTTCGAGCACCGGCGCGGGCTCGGGCCACCCGACCTCGTCGATGTCGGCGGCCGACCTCATGAGCGTGCTGATGAGCAAGTACCTGCGCTACGATTTCGATGAACCGGAGAACCCGGGCAACGACCACCTGATCTTCTCCAAGGGCCACGCCTCCCCCCTCCTCTACTCCATGTACAAGGCCGCCGGCGCCATCACGGACGAGGAACTCATGACCTTTCGCGAGTTCGGCAGCCGCCTCCAGGGCCACCCGACCCCCGTTCTCCCCTGGGTGGACGTGGCAACCGGCTCCCTGGGCCAGGGCCTCCCCATTGGCATCGGCGTGGCGCTCGCCGGCAAGTACCTCGACGAGGAGCCCTACCGCGTGTGGGTACTCTGTGGCGACTCGGAGATGGCGGAGGGCTCGATGTGGGAGGCCTTCCAGCACGCCTCCTTCTACAAGCTGGACAACCTCGTCGCCATCCTCGACATGAACCGCCTCGGCCAGACCCGCGAGACCATGGACGGCTGGAACGGCGACCATTACGCCAGCCGCGCCCGCGCCTTCGGCTGGCACGCCATCGAAGTCGACGGCCACGACCCCGAGGCCATAGACAACGCCTACTCCGAAGCCCTCGGCAACGACGGCCCGACCCTCATCGTCGCGAAGACGAAGAAGGGCTACGGCGTCTCCTTTCTCGAGGACGTCGACGGCATGCACGGCAAGCCGGTAACGCCGGACCGGGAAGAGGCGGCCCTCGAAGAGCTCGGCGGCACCAACGACCTGCGCGTCGACGTCCACAAGCCCGATGGCACGGCCTCCACGGGCGGCGGCTCGACCGGCGAGGCCGATCTTCCGACGTGGGAACTCGGCGACGAGGAGGCGACCCGGGGCGCCTACGGGGCCGCCCTCAAGGCCGTCGGCGGGGCCAGGGACGACGTGGTGGCCCTCGACGGCGAAGTCAGCAACTCCACCCACTCGCAGGAGTTCGCAGAGGAGTACCCGGAAAGGTACTTCGAGATGTTCATAGCCGAGCAGCAGATGGTCGCCGCGGCGGTAGGGATGAGCGTTCGCCGCTACGTGCCCTTCGCCTCCTCCTTCGCGGCCTTCTTCTCCCGGGCCTACGACTTTATCCGGATGGCCGCCATAAGCGGCGCCGACCTCAGGCTCTCGGGCTCCCACGCCGGCGTCTCCATCGGCGAGGACGGTCCTTCGCAGATGGCCCTCGAAGACATAGCCATGATGCGGGCCGTCCACGGCTCGACCGTCCTGCAGCCCTCCGACGCGAACCAGACGGCGAAGCTCGTCGCCCAGATGGCCGACACCAGCGGCATAAGCTTCATGCGGACCCTCCGCCCGAAGACGCCCGTGATCTACTCAGCCGAGGAGGACTTCCCGATCGGCGGCAGCAAGACGATCGCCTCATCCGATGACGACGAGGTCACGATCATAGGCTCCGGCATCACCGTCCACGAGGCGATAAAGGCCGCGGACGCCCTGGCGGGCGAGAACATCTCCGTGCGCATCGTCGACTGCTACTCCATAAAGCCGATAGACGCAGCAGGAATCCAGGCCGCCGTCCGCGCGACGGGCAACAGGGTCGTCGTGGCCGAGGACCACTGGCCCGAGGGCGGCGTCGGCGAGGCCGTCCTCTCGGCCCTGGCCGAAGACGGCGGCGAGCCCGTCGAGTTCAGGCACCTGGCCGTCACCAAGATGCCCGGCTCGGGCAAGTCCGAGGAGCTTCTGAGTTCTCACGGCATCGACGCCGAGCACATAGCCCGGGCGGTGCGCGAACTGGTGGGGTAG
- a CDS encoding cupin domain-containing protein: protein MTADKSVKKVSSKTSPKGGMGQKYLADGKSVSMRLWDGEEPSDPKPEASRDYETVGYVISGRAELHLEGQMVLLEPGDSWLVPKGASHTYNILESFTAVEATSPPAEVHGRDE from the coding sequence ATGACCGCAGACAAGAGCGTCAAGAAAGTAAGCTCGAAGACCTCGCCCAAAGGCGGAATGGGCCAGAAGTACCTCGCCGACGGCAAGTCCGTCTCGATGCGCCTGTGGGACGGCGAGGAGCCCTCGGATCCCAAGCCCGAGGCCAGCCGCGACTACGAGACCGTCGGGTACGTGATCTCCGGCCGCGCCGAACTGCACCTCGAAGGCCAGATGGTTCTGCTGGAGCCCGGCGACTCCTGGCTCGTCCCGAAGGGCGCCTCCCACACCTACAACATCCTGGAGAGCTTCACCGCCGTCGAGGCGACGAGCCCGCCCGCCGAAGTCCACGGACGCGACGAGTAG
- a CDS encoding ATP-binding protein produces the protein MARTTITLLGAPRVEHDGLPVEVDTRKATALVAYLAVSGRRHTRDALAGLLWPEYNQARSRAALRRTLSSLKGARSEGWLLVDREGVDLARDGILVDVDRFRGLLSGCRDHGHPDSEVCPECLPLLGEAVALHRDDFMAGFGLRDSVAFDDWQFFQAESLRRELAGALERLARGLAAREEWESAISHARRWLALDPLHEPAHRLLLELYAWSGQRAAALRQYRECVKVLGKELGVAPLEETTLLYRAVQENDLPAPPVLSEPGRASSREKQAPSPVEIKAAASPPDNPLVGRDREWDALIRSYGEIERGGRLVMLEGEAGIGKTRLSGEFTAHVEGEGASVVAARCYPGETNFAYGPFVEALCAALGREGTGRLKGLAEGPLGEAARLMPDLAGLLPEARPLPPLDTPGARSRFYEGVIQVLLAVLGGPSPGVLFLDDVHWADEASLGLLTYLVRRLEDRPLLVLVTWRPEEVPEHHLRGLLAEARRSGVGTTLTLGRLDPASVRELVARRLGDAAEDMGQLVSRLGGETEGLPLFLAEYLTSVAEGELRAGDAAWAMPGGVQDLLEGRLRTVGETAAQVLAAAAVVGRSFDFDTVREASGRGEEETLASLEELVSRGLIREKRDAPSDGPTYDFDHDKLRTLVYEGTGLARRRLLHRRAAAALAGPAKRREPGPLADQIARHHRLAGQDAEAAAYHRLAGDHARGLYANGEALAHYEEALALGYPDAAALHEVVGDLRTRRGEYGAALEAYELAAASSETGDTAGLEHKIGAVHARRGDRDLARSHYESALESLTKADTGTPGKLARLYADLSLLSHQQDEPERATRFAHQALELAQEAGDARARAQAHNMLGILAGDGEAALRHLGESLDLAEALGDPESEVAALNNLALALGARGEIGEALETAGTALELCVRLGDRHREAALRNNLADLLHAAGREEESMAQLKQAVEIFVEVGEGDGLQPEIWKLVEW, from the coding sequence ATGGCCCGGACGACGATTACGTTGCTCGGCGCGCCGCGCGTGGAGCACGATGGTTTGCCGGTCGAGGTGGACACGCGCAAGGCGACGGCGCTCGTGGCCTACCTGGCCGTCTCGGGGCGACGCCACACGCGCGACGCGCTGGCGGGCCTGCTCTGGCCCGAGTACAACCAGGCCCGCTCCCGCGCCGCCCTGCGCCGGACCCTATCATCGCTGAAAGGCGCCAGGTCGGAGGGCTGGCTGCTCGTGGACAGGGAGGGCGTGGACCTCGCTCGCGACGGCATCCTGGTGGACGTGGACCGCTTCCGCGGTCTGCTGTCCGGGTGCCGGGACCACGGCCACCCGGATTCGGAAGTCTGCCCGGAATGCCTGCCGTTGTTGGGGGAGGCGGTGGCGCTGCACCGGGACGACTTCATGGCCGGTTTCGGCCTGCGTGATAGCGTGGCCTTCGACGACTGGCAATTCTTCCAGGCCGAGAGCCTGCGGCGCGAGCTGGCCGGCGCGCTGGAGAGGCTCGCGCGCGGTCTCGCGGCCAGGGAGGAGTGGGAGTCGGCCATCTCCCACGCCAGGCGCTGGCTGGCCCTGGATCCCCTCCACGAACCGGCGCACCGGCTGCTTCTCGAGCTCTATGCGTGGTCGGGCCAGCGGGCCGCGGCCCTGCGACAGTACAGGGAATGCGTGAAAGTTCTCGGCAAAGAGTTGGGCGTCGCGCCGCTCGAAGAGACCACCCTGCTCTACCGGGCAGTTCAGGAGAACGATTTGCCGGCACCGCCGGTCCTTTCAGAGCCGGGCCGGGCAAGCTCGCGGGAGAAGCAGGCTCCGTCCCCCGTCGAGATTAAGGCCGCCGCCTCCCCCCCGGATAACCCGCTCGTCGGCCGAGACCGGGAGTGGGACGCGTTGATCCGATCTTACGGGGAGATCGAGCGGGGGGGCCGGCTCGTGATGCTCGAAGGGGAAGCCGGCATCGGCAAGACCCGGCTCTCCGGGGAATTCACGGCCCACGTCGAAGGAGAGGGCGCGTCCGTCGTCGCGGCGCGTTGCTACCCGGGAGAGACGAACTTCGCCTACGGGCCGTTCGTGGAAGCCCTCTGCGCCGCGCTCGGACGGGAGGGTACGGGGCGATTGAAAGGTCTGGCGGAGGGGCCGTTGGGCGAGGCGGCGCGTCTGATGCCGGACCTTGCCGGGCTGCTGCCGGAGGCGCGGCCCCTTCCGCCGCTCGACACGCCGGGGGCCAGGAGCCGCTTCTACGAGGGGGTGATCCAGGTACTGCTCGCGGTACTCGGCGGCCCTTCCCCTGGCGTCCTGTTTCTCGACGACGTGCACTGGGCCGACGAGGCCTCCCTCGGCCTGCTCACCTACCTGGTGCGCCGGCTCGAAGACAGGCCGCTCCTCGTGCTCGTAACCTGGCGCCCGGAGGAGGTACCCGAACATCACCTGCGCGGGCTTCTCGCCGAAGCGAGGAGGTCGGGCGTGGGGACGACCCTGACCCTTGGGAGGCTGGACCCCGCCTCCGTCCGGGAGCTCGTCGCGCGCAGGCTGGGGGACGCCGCGGAAGACATGGGACAGTTGGTGTCGCGCCTCGGCGGGGAGACAGAGGGCCTGCCGCTCTTCCTGGCCGAGTACCTGACGAGCGTGGCGGAGGGCGAGCTGCGCGCAGGCGACGCTGCTTGGGCGATGCCGGGCGGGGTTCAGGACCTGCTCGAGGGCCGCCTGAGGACGGTCGGCGAGACGGCCGCGCAGGTGCTCGCCGCGGCCGCCGTCGTCGGGCGGTCGTTCGACTTCGACACGGTGCGGGAGGCGAGCGGGCGGGGCGAAGAAGAGACCCTCGCGTCCCTCGAAGAGCTGGTATCGCGGGGCCTGATCCGGGAAAAAAGAGACGCCCCCTCCGACGGCCCGACCTACGACTTCGACCACGACAAGCTCAGGACGCTGGTCTACGAGGGGACCGGCCTGGCCCGCAGGCGCCTCCTCCACCGCCGCGCCGCCGCGGCGCTGGCCGGGCCAGCCAAAAGACGTGAACCCGGACCCCTCGCAGACCAGATAGCCCGCCACCACCGGCTCGCCGGCCAGGACGCCGAAGCGGCCGCGTACCACAGGCTCGCGGGAGACCACGCGCGCGGCCTGTACGCCAACGGCGAGGCACTGGCCCACTACGAGGAGGCGCTCGCCCTCGGCTACCCCGACGCGGCCGCGTTGCACGAGGTCGTGGGAGACCTCAGGACCCGTCGCGGCGAATACGGCGCGGCGCTCGAAGCCTACGAGCTTGCCGCGGCGTCCAGCGAGACCGGGGACACGGCCGGTCTGGAGCACAAGATCGGCGCCGTCCACGCCCGGAGGGGGGACCGGGATCTCGCCCGCAGCCACTACGAATCCGCCCTGGAATCCCTCACGAAAGCGGACACCGGAACCCCGGGCAAGCTCGCCCGGCTCTACGCCGACCTGAGCCTGCTCTCCCACCAGCAGGACGAGCCGGAGAGGGCAACGAGGTTCGCCCACCAGGCGCTCGAGCTGGCCCAAGAAGCCGGGGACGCGCGGGCCCGCGCCCAGGCCCACAACATGCTCGGCATCCTGGCCGGCGACGGGGAAGCGGCCCTCCGGCACCTCGGGGAGAGCCTGGACCTCGCGGAGGCGCTCGGTGACCCGGAGTCCGAGGTGGCGGCCCTCAACAACCTGGCCCTCGCCCTGGGAGCCAGGGGGGAGATCGGGGAGGCGTTAGAGACGGCCGGGACCGCCCTGGAGCTGTGCGTCAGGCTCGGGGACAGGCACAGAGAGGCGGCGCTCCGCAACAACCTCGCCGACCTGCTACACGCTGCGGGCCGCGAAGAAGAGTCCATGGCGCAACTCAAACAGGCCGTCGAGATCTTCGTCGAGGTCGGCGAAGGAGACGGGCTGCAGCCCGAGATCTGGAAGCTCGTCGAATGGTAG
- a CDS encoding manganese catalase family protein, with protein MFLRIDKLQIELPKPEQADPESAGIVQELMGGKFGEMSTLMNYTYQSFNMRGKSKIRPYYDLVANIAAEEMGHIELVANTINLLLDQTEASTDGVAPPLNFSGMTGNPDHFLNFGLGTIPGGAAGKAWTGENVFNSGNLKLDLLHNFFLESGARMGKIRVYEATQNPVAREMIGYLIVRGGVHQEAYAKALSDLSGADITKLLPVPEIRSDNFPHAKKFMDKGYHRFLYKFSPKDYNELGEIWNGMQVDTGEPREVVDDIPEGGPVPDLTPAPPLYAPGVNEEDIAEIAKRL; from the coding sequence ATGTTTCTACGCATCGACAAGTTGCAGATAGAGTTGCCGAAGCCGGAGCAGGCGGATCCGGAATCGGCCGGTATCGTGCAGGAGCTCATGGGCGGCAAGTTCGGTGAGATGAGCACGCTCATGAACTACACGTACCAGTCTTTCAACATGAGGGGCAAGAGCAAGATCCGCCCCTACTACGACCTCGTCGCCAACATCGCCGCCGAGGAGATGGGCCACATCGAGCTCGTCGCCAACACCATCAACCTGCTGCTCGACCAGACCGAGGCCTCGACCGACGGCGTCGCGCCGCCCCTCAACTTCAGCGGCATGACGGGTAACCCCGACCACTTCCTGAACTTCGGGCTCGGCACCATACCGGGCGGGGCTGCGGGTAAGGCCTGGACGGGCGAGAACGTCTTCAACTCGGGCAACCTGAAGCTCGACCTGTTGCACAACTTCTTCCTCGAGTCCGGCGCCAGGATGGGTAAGATCCGGGTCTACGAGGCGACCCAGAACCCCGTGGCCCGCGAGATGATCGGCTACCTCATCGTGCGCGGCGGCGTCCACCAGGAGGCCTACGCCAAGGCGCTCTCCGACCTCTCGGGCGCAGACATCACCAAGCTCTTGCCCGTGCCGGAGATCCGGAGCGACAACTTCCCGCACGCCAAAAAGTTCATGGACAAGGGCTACCACCGCTTCCTCTACAAGTTCAGCCCCAAAGACTACAACGAGCTTGGGGAGATCTGGAACGGGATGCAGGTGGACACGGGCGAGCCGCGGGAGGTCGTCGACGACATCCCCGAGGGCGGTCCGGTGCCGGACCTCACCCCGGCCCCGCCGCTGTACGCCCCCGGCGTCAACGAGGAGGACATCGCGGAGATCGCCAAGCGCCTCTAA
- the egtD gene encoding L-histidine N(alpha)-methyltransferase yields the protein MREGTVEVISLDKGGEDAGQMARDVGSGLSTTPKDLSPWPKYFYDAEGSRLFEEITAQPEYYQTGAELSILKSRSEEILARTRCRELVELGSGSASKTRALIDAMIDANGADGPPPRYVPLDVSESALRESGERLVAEYPGLEIQGFVGDFDLSLGRLLGRPSDRNRLVAFLGGTVGNFTPQKRRKFLGALRAGLREGDRALIGLDLVKDARTLEAAYNDAAGVTARFNRNMIRVINNRLGAGLDPDLFSHRAVYDADLERIEMWLYSEAEQKVQTPDLEARFEGGEGVRTEISAKFTPESAARTFEQSGLELLDIYTDDRDLFALALGGPA from the coding sequence ATGCGAGAAGGTACCGTGGAGGTGATCTCGCTCGATAAGGGCGGGGAGGACGCCGGGCAGATGGCCCGCGACGTGGGCTCCGGCCTGTCGACGACCCCGAAGGACCTCTCTCCGTGGCCCAAGTACTTCTACGACGCCGAGGGCTCGCGGCTCTTCGAGGAGATCACGGCGCAGCCCGAGTACTACCAGACGGGGGCGGAGCTCTCGATCCTCAAGAGCCGCTCGGAGGAGATCCTCGCCCGCACCCGCTGCCGGGAGCTCGTCGAGCTCGGCTCCGGTTCGGCGAGCAAGACCCGCGCCCTGATAGACGCCATGATCGACGCGAACGGCGCGGACGGCCCGCCTCCCCGCTACGTGCCCCTGGACGTGAGCGAGAGCGCGCTCAGGGAGAGCGGCGAAAGGCTAGTCGCGGAGTACCCGGGGCTCGAGATCCAGGGCTTCGTCGGGGACTTCGACCTCTCCCTGGGGCGCCTGCTCGGGCGGCCGTCGGACCGGAACCGCCTCGTCGCCTTTCTCGGCGGCACCGTCGGCAACTTCACGCCACAGAAGCGGCGGAAGTTCCTCGGCGCCTTGCGGGCCGGGCTGCGCGAGGGGGACCGGGCCCTGATCGGGCTGGACCTCGTCAAGGACGCCCGGACGCTCGAGGCCGCCTACAACGACGCCGCCGGCGTGACCGCCCGGTTCAACAGGAACATGATCCGGGTCATCAACAACCGCCTCGGCGCCGGCCTCGACCCCGACCTCTTCTCCCACCGCGCCGTCTACGACGCCGATCTGGAACGCATCGAGATGTGGCTCTACTCGGAGGCCGAGCAGAAGGTCCAGACCCCGGACCTCGAAGCCCGATTCGAGGGCGGGGAGGGCGTCCGTACCGAGATCAGCGCGAAGTTCACCCCGGAATCCGCCGCCCGAACCTTCGAGCAATCCGGCCTGGAGCTACTGGACATCTACACCGACGACAGAGACCTCTTCGCCCTGGCACTCGGCGGTCCGGCGTAG
- a CDS encoding Fur family transcriptional regulator yields MIREDGHAEAKMREAGLRVTPQRRAVWSAFGSGEDGHLAADEVFARARRGLPELSRATVYNTLAAFVEAGMLQAVESRGAVLYDPNPDPDHHHFRCRGCDRLYDVPVEGVDGIRISATEKFVVESKTVLLRGLCPPCSTAAGSGV; encoded by the coding sequence ATGATACGAGAAGACGGACACGCGGAGGCGAAGATGCGGGAGGCCGGGCTACGGGTCACCCCGCAGCGCCGCGCCGTGTGGTCGGCCTTCGGGAGCGGTGAGGACGGGCACCTGGCCGCCGACGAGGTGTTCGCCAGGGCGAGGCGCGGGCTGCCGGAGCTCTCGCGGGCCACCGTCTACAACACGCTCGCGGCTTTCGTGGAGGCCGGGATGCTCCAGGCCGTCGAGAGCCGGGGCGCTGTACTCTACGACCCGAACCCCGACCCCGACCACCACCATTTCCGCTGCCGGGGCTGCGACCGGCTCTACGACGTGCCCGTCGAGGGCGTCGACGGTATCAGGATCTCCGCCACGGAGAAGTTCGTCGTGGAAAGCAAGACCGTGCTCCTGCGCGGCCTCTGCCCCCCGTGCTCGACAGCCGCCGGTTCCGGCGTTTAG
- the egtC gene encoding ergothioneine biosynthesis protein EgtC: MCRLVAYLGEAETTLSSLVLEPEHSLLVQSYAPREMMSGVVNADGFGVGWYAPWSGEEPAVYRSGAPLWADRSFAGMAAKIRSSAVFAAVRSATPGLPAEESGVPPFSSGAFAFMHNGAIEGFRRGPMRLLRDSLSDETYAGLLGVADSETVFAVALDVLGEGAGLAEALEETVRRVSGVCEKLGRRATLNFALTDGRGMAFSRHSTEGPGNSLYVLEDGAGFPGGVVFASERLDGDARWREVPDRHLIEVDGERGVRLRPLVS; this comes from the coding sequence ATGTGCCGCCTCGTCGCCTACCTGGGCGAAGCCGAGACCACCCTTTCTTCCCTGGTGCTCGAGCCCGAGCACTCCCTGCTGGTGCAGAGCTACGCGCCGCGGGAGATGATGAGCGGGGTGGTGAACGCGGACGGGTTCGGGGTGGGCTGGTACGCGCCGTGGAGCGGGGAGGAGCCGGCCGTGTACCGTTCGGGGGCGCCGCTTTGGGCGGACAGGAGCTTCGCGGGGATGGCGGCGAAGATCCGGTCTTCGGCCGTCTTCGCGGCCGTCCGGAGCGCGACGCCGGGGCTGCCGGCGGAGGAGAGCGGGGTGCCGCCGTTTTCCTCCGGGGCTTTCGCCTTCATGCACAACGGCGCCATCGAGGGTTTCAGGCGCGGGCCCATGCGGCTGTTGCGCGACTCTTTAAGCGACGAGACCTACGCGGGCCTGCTCGGGGTGGCAGACTCGGAGACGGTCTTCGCCGTCGCCCTGGACGTGCTCGGGGAGGGCGCGGGCCTCGCGGAGGCCCTGGAGGAGACCGTCCGGCGCGTCTCGGGCGTTTGCGAGAAGCTCGGGAGGCGCGCGACCCTCAACTTCGCCCTGACGGACGGGCGGGGGATGGCGTTCAGCCGGCACTCGACCGAAGGCCCGGGCAACTCGCTGTACGTGCTGGAAGACGGGGCCGGTTTCCCCGGCGGGGTGGTCTTCGCCTCCGAGCGCCTCGACGGGGACGCCCGCTGGCGCGAGGTCCCGGACCGTCACCTGATCGAGGTGGACGGGGAACGCGGGGTAAGGCTGCGACCGCTGGTGTCCTGA